In the Campylobacter sp. RM6914 genome, one interval contains:
- a CDS encoding DUF4670 domain-containing protein, translated as MAYFNPNRVAFNYNTNMIDAVGAVGRSLWDIYKTNVEKNQNQMKLDEQERSNKAQETHNANVLNATEAWRKTQQENSEREFKFKQEADARDYALKQQQLNAQIQAQNENRAFNQWYKNQILQSQQNENLRRQQEVQAKAAQEALNRTMLFNQMGGVLPKELENASPQVISAYQEAFLNPNAVKMREAEAKAAQELQANPLKNLPVGTQNRLNNAKTLLDRYVPYANDLVANESQISGGIDNLTAPLGKALGLNSDAIAGLYADAEAIADMERAYTKGGGNQAKISALKQITPVNTLFSTTLSGVASRIDNQLSAYNEVIKMLEAQGNYSGVKLLEEQKNELIERLPKEITPFLQKRADTGQKTSSVEEQFKKRAQQQTQTQSFHDQMDENGGYYSGGINPLDEDW; from the coding sequence ATGGCGTATTTTAACCCAAATCGTGTAGCCTTTAATTACAACACAAATATGATAGACGCGGTGGGGGCGGTAGGTCGCTCCCTTTGGGATATTTATAAGACAAATGTCGAGAAAAATCAAAATCAGATGAAACTAGACGAGCAAGAGCGCTCGAATAAGGCACAAGAAACACATAACGCCAATGTGCTAAATGCTACTGAGGCGTGGAGAAAGACACAGCAAGAAAATAGCGAGAGGGAATTTAAATTTAAGCAAGAAGCCGACGCTAGAGACTACGCGCTAAAACAGCAGCAGCTAAACGCACAGATACAAGCTCAAAACGAGAATAGAGCGTTTAACCAGTGGTATAAAAATCAGATTTTACAGTCTCAGCAGAACGAAAATTTAAGGCGTCAGCAAGAGGTACAGGCAAAAGCGGCGCAAGAGGCGTTAAATAGAACTATGCTATTTAATCAAATGGGCGGAGTTTTGCCAAAAGAGCTAGAAAATGCTTCACCGCAAGTTATAAGCGCATATCAGGAGGCATTTTTAAATCCTAATGCGGTGAAAATGAGAGAGGCGGAGGCAAAAGCGGCGCAAGAACTGCAAGCCAATCCACTTAAAAATTTGCCCGTTGGCACTCAAAATAGGCTAAATAATGCTAAAACTCTACTCGATAGATATGTGCCTTACGCTAATGATTTGGTTGCAAACGAGAGCCAAATAAGCGGTGGCATTGATAACCTTACCGCTCCACTTGGGAAAGCATTGGGTTTAAATAGTGATGCCATAGCCGGGCTTTATGCCGACGCTGAAGCGATCGCCGATATGGAGAGGGCATACACAAAGGGCGGGGGCAATCAAGCCAAGATAAGCGCATTAAAACAAATAACTCCTGTAAATACGCTGTTTAGCACTACTTTATCTGGGGTGGCTTCACGCATAGACAATCAGCTAAGTGCATACAATGAAGTTATAAAAATGTTAGAAGCACAGGGAAATTATAGTGGGGTTAAGCTATTAGAGGAGCAAAAAAACGAACTAATAGAGCGACTACCAAAAGAGATAACGCCGTTTTTACAAAAAAGAGCCGATACGGGGCAAAAAACATCTTCGGTAGAAGAGCAATTTAAAAAAAGAGCGCAACAGCAAACACAAACACAGAGTTTTCACGACCAAATGGACGAGAATGGTGGATATTACAGCGGTGGTATAAATCCGCTAGATGAGGATTGGTAA
- a CDS encoding HIT family hydrolase — translation MTEQEAILSLLGDVEGGEEMADNTVAVPSEGAGEPNGAEAANNDGASANQSITAQSLQSMIANAMAGIEAKKAEQAKAEQEAQVKTQAQALSPEMQTLLEQLGLTDINQMREQLNALQQQQAQAQEMARRQEIFNKNLDTFNKDFPTIKAEELGEWAEKNGFLNLLGEDYNGWKAVAMAMINVAKPTSEPDPILGADKAGGELGVFDKLKNGEEVDDVEIGAQILKSAGLV, via the coding sequence ATGACAGAACAAGAGGCAATATTAAGTTTATTAGGCGATGTAGAGGGTGGCGAGGAGATGGCAGATAATACAGTTGCTGTGCCTAGCGAGGGCGCAGGCGAGCCAAACGGCGCTGAGGCTGCAAACAATGACGGCGCAAGTGCCAACCAAAGCATAACAGCTCAAAGCCTGCAATCAATGATAGCAAATGCAATGGCTGGTATAGAGGCTAAAAAGGCGGAACAAGCTAAGGCTGAGCAAGAAGCACAGGTTAAGACGCAAGCTCAAGCTTTATCACCCGAGATGCAAACTTTACTCGAGCAACTAGGGCTAACTGATATAAATCAGATGAGGGAGCAACTAAATGCTTTACAACAGCAACAAGCGCAAGCGCAAGAGATGGCCAGAAGACAAGAGATCTTTAATAAAAATCTTGACACATTTAATAAAGACTTTCCTACCATAAAGGCTGAGGAGCTAGGAGAGTGGGCTGAGAAAAATGGCTTTTTAAATTTGCTTGGCGAGGACTACAACGGCTGGAAAGCAGTAGCGATGGCGATGATAAATGTAGCAAAGCCAACCTCGGAGCCTGACCCGATATTAGGTGCGGATAAAGCAGGTGGGGAGCTAGGTGTGTTTGATAAGCTCAAAAACGGCGAAGAGGTAGATGATGTTGAAATCGGAGCACAAATATTAAAATCGGCAGGGCTAGTATAA
- a CDS encoding portal protein, with the protein MNEDRVAYLEELKQLAVNGFEKYRPAFVKLNSAYLLFLEEMQLQSLKDRNKSRNFIPKLNSKAKRIYDGLTETYFNNDKFAKLEPYINSTNDVIDKWQEAIDHYTTFVNLYKVFAPIFLKASFSPTCIVKVYWSGERVAIDEVAIDEIFFDPMAKNIDNINYIVHKIYLTKEDIKRYAKAKIFKIEADERFYEAKEYERFELYEIYEKTSGKWYVSTLFESSLLRDKVELKDGQPFVFGYMLPQVKAMDEDDYVCAYGEPALASMMPLQDEINVTRNSIIDVIREQTARKLIVPKSMQVSRVDLERVGAPIYADEPSRIVPLPTGDISGAMASLQVIENEMSEVSGVSPQQNGATTVRKETATMASIMANEGSVRLQGYIRTFNETFFEPIFERLAFLVWKYGDPIFFAGFNRGEVPSFRVNLNTGIGALNKEVQKKSLMDVGGLINAQFGMCLQIGDQEGAIMMKEASKKLLLELLPLYGIKNASEYIGETNKLEQKLLCV; encoded by the coding sequence ATGAATGAAGATAGAGTGGCTTATCTTGAGGAACTAAAGCAGCTCGCGGTAAATGGCTTTGAGAAGTATCGCCCAGCGTTTGTGAAGCTAAATAGTGCGTATTTGCTGTTTTTGGAAGAAATGCAGCTTCAAAGCCTAAAGGATAGAAACAAATCAAGAAATTTCATACCGAAGCTAAACTCAAAAGCTAAGAGGATTTACGATGGGCTCACTGAGACATATTTCAACAATGACAAATTTGCAAAGCTTGAACCCTACATAAACTCAACAAATGATGTCATAGATAAGTGGCAAGAGGCGATAGACCACTACACTACTTTCGTCAATCTATACAAGGTCTTTGCGCCTATCTTTTTAAAAGCTTCGTTCAGTCCGACGTGTATCGTAAAGGTGTATTGGAGTGGCGAGAGGGTGGCTATCGACGAGGTGGCTATTGATGAGATATTTTTTGACCCTATGGCAAAGAACATAGACAACATAAACTACATCGTGCATAAAATCTACCTCACAAAAGAGGACATCAAAAGATACGCGAAAGCCAAAATTTTCAAGATAGAAGCAGACGAGCGCTTTTACGAAGCCAAAGAGTATGAGCGTTTTGAGCTTTATGAAATCTACGAAAAGACGAGCGGTAAATGGTATGTAAGCACGCTATTTGAAAGCTCGCTTCTAAGGGACAAAGTGGAGCTAAAAGACGGACAGCCTTTTGTCTTTGGATATATGCTGCCGCAAGTAAAAGCGATGGACGAGGATGATTATGTTTGCGCTTACGGTGAGCCGGCGCTTGCTTCGATGATGCCTTTGCAAGACGAGATAAACGTAACTAGAAACTCAATCATTGACGTGATAAGAGAACAAACGGCACGGAAGCTAATCGTGCCAAAAAGTATGCAAGTAAGTAGAGTTGATTTGGAGCGTGTCGGAGCGCCAATCTATGCTGACGAGCCGTCTCGTATAGTGCCTTTGCCAACAGGCGACATAAGCGGAGCAATGGCTAGCCTACAAGTAATTGAAAATGAGATGAGCGAGGTAAGTGGCGTAAGTCCTCAACAAAACGGAGCTACAACAGTGCGAAAAGAAACGGCGACAATGGCTTCAATAATGGCAAACGAGGGAAGCGTAAGATTGCAAGGCTACATAAGGACCTTTAATGAAACCTTCTTTGAACCAATATTTGAGCGGTTGGCGTTTTTGGTGTGGAAGTATGGCGACCCGATATTTTTCGCTGGCTTTAACAGGGGCGAAGTGCCAAGCTTTAGGGTAAACCTAAATACAGGCATCGGCGCGCTAAATAAAGAGGTGCAAAAGAAATCACTAATGGATGTGGGCGGTCTCATAAATGCTCAATTTGGCATGTGCCTACAAATAGGAGACCAAGAGGGGGCTATCATGATGAAAGAGGCTAGTAAAAAACTACTCTTAGAGCTTCTACCGCTTTATGGCATCAAAAACGCAAGCGAATACATAGGTGAAACAAACAAATTAGAGCAAAAGCTATTATGCGTGTAA
- a CDS encoding resolvase produces MNMIADGKNSQIRVDLTPQIEYIYARIEPETIRAIAKLDDEAIKLSVMVLICELTKGVKQMPTKAHKTRLAKELIKRGVKCKKIEKLLNISKSTYYRLRGENE; encoded by the coding sequence ATGAATATGATAGCGGATGGTAAAAATTCCCAAATTAGGGTGGATTTGACACCGCAGATTGAGTATATTTATGCGCGAATAGAACCTGAAACGATAAGGGCTATCGCGAAACTTGATGATGAGGCGATAAAGCTAAGCGTGATGGTTTTGATATGCGAGCTAACGAAAGGGGTAAAGCAAATGCCAACAAAGGCGCATAAAACAAGACTGGCAAAAGAGTTAATCAAGCGAGGGGTAAAATGTAAAAAAATTGAGAAACTTTTAAATATTAGCAAATCTACATATTATCGGCTAAGGGGTGAAAATGAATGA
- a CDS encoding terminase large subunit domain-containing protein, with the protein MSEINLSLKYSDWQREIFFKNKARFTTIEKGRRVGFTKGIANACIEWLLEGKKILWVDTINTNLKRYYERYFLPELKKLPPSMWKFNYQDKQLNINGAWLDMRSAEIPQNIEGFGYDIVILNEAGIILKNSYLWDNAIRPMLLDYPTSRAFIGGVPKGKNRFYDLAMRGMRNEKDWVNYQISSFENPLLRKDEIDELIAELGGAESDVVRQEIYGEFLDTTTNALFTLAMIERAFGAPHIHEPQGVIVWGLDVAREGDDESVLCKRAGNHIEEMKEYRVNSVTELARVVMGEYERSETKPDAIFIDTVGIGAGTYDTLCDLGLSGIVREAKASFKASDERKYPNKRAEMFFTLRDKFHLLSIPANEKLKKQLQMIEYIYDKKDRYAILPKETIKKEFGVSPDLADALALTYFDPVLPKIITSRADEYDSGW; encoded by the coding sequence ATGAGTGAGATTAATCTAAGTCTTAAATATTCCGACTGGCAAAGAGAGATATTTTTTAAAAACAAAGCAAGATTTACCACGATAGAAAAAGGGCGGCGCGTGGGCTTTACCAAGGGCATTGCTAACGCTTGCATAGAGTGGCTGCTAGAGGGCAAAAAGATACTTTGGGTGGATACAATCAACACAAACTTGAAGCGCTACTATGAGCGCTACTTCTTGCCTGAACTTAAGAAGCTGCCACCTAGTATGTGGAAATTCAACTACCAAGACAAGCAACTCAACATCAACGGAGCTTGGCTTGATATGCGTTCGGCTGAAATACCGCAAAACATAGAGGGGTTTGGCTATGACATCGTGATTTTGAATGAGGCTGGCATAATCTTGAAAAACTCCTATCTTTGGGACAACGCAATCCGCCCTATGCTACTTGACTATCCAACATCAAGAGCCTTTATCGGCGGTGTGCCAAAGGGCAAAAACCGCTTTTATGATTTGGCAATGAGGGGAATGAGAAACGAGAAAGATTGGGTGAATTATCAAATCTCTAGCTTTGAAAATCCACTGCTTAGAAAAGACGAGATAGACGAGCTTATCGCCGAGCTTGGCGGAGCGGAGAGCGATGTAGTCCGCCAAGAGATATACGGCGAGTTTCTTGACACTACGACAAACGCGCTTTTCACGCTTGCGATGATAGAAAGGGCGTTTGGTGCGCCGCACATACACGAGCCGCAAGGCGTCATAGTGTGGGGGCTAGATGTAGCACGCGAGGGCGATGATGAAAGCGTGCTTTGCAAAAGAGCAGGCAACCACATAGAGGAGATGAAAGAATACCGCGTAAATAGCGTAACCGAGCTGGCAAGGGTGGTAATGGGCGAATACGAAAGAAGCGAAACAAAGCCCGACGCGATTTTCATTGACACCGTAGGAATAGGCGCCGGCACTTACGACACACTTTGCGATCTGGGGCTAAGCGGGATAGTGCGAGAGGCAAAGGCTAGCTTCAAGGCAAGCGATGAGCGCAAATACCCAAACAAAAGAGCTGAGATGTTTTTCACACTGCGAGACAAATTTCATCTACTCTCAATACCAGCAAACGAAAAGCTCAAAAAACAGTTGCAAATGATAGAGTATATCTACGACAAAAAGGATAGATACGCAATATTGCCAAAAGAAACAATTAAGAAAGAATTCGGGGTGAGCCCAGACCTGGCGGACGCTTTGGCGCTTACTTATTTTGACCCGGTTTTGCCAAAAATAATCACTTCAAGAGCGGATGAATATGATAGCGGATGGTAA
- a CDS encoding VRR-NUC domain-containing protein — MPRYEQTVAHLKASGAVPLEDQEVIAFATWLRIQKIPFTHVANERVASVQYKKKLKAMGTSAGFPDMLILLPSGLVCVEMKRAKKSLSRVSNEQEDWIGTINCYDYAKAKVCYGAGEAIDFIKSEMKRG; from the coding sequence ATGCCAAGATACGAACAAACAGTGGCACACCTCAAAGCAAGCGGAGCAGTGCCGTTAGAAGATCAAGAAGTAATAGCCTTTGCTACGTGGTTAAGAATTCAAAAAATACCCTTTACGCACGTAGCAAACGAAAGAGTGGCAAGCGTGCAATATAAAAAGAAATTAAAAGCGATGGGGACAAGTGCGGGATTTCCCGATATGCTGATACTTTTACCTAGCGGGCTGGTTTGTGTCGAGATGAAGCGCGCTAAAAAAAGCCTAAGCAGGGTAAGCAACGAGCAAGAGGACTGGATAGGCACCATCAACTGCTACGACTACGCTAAAGCTAAGGTATGTTACGGCGCAGGCGAAGCGATAGATTTTATAAAGAGCGAGATGAAGCGTGGCTAA